The Nerophis lumbriciformis linkage group LG05, RoL_Nlum_v2.1, whole genome shotgun sequence genome contains a region encoding:
- the lin7a gene encoding protein lin-7 homolog A isoform X1, which produces MATVLQQPLSLDRDVARAIELLEKLQESGDVPGHKLQSLKKVLQSEFCTAIREVYQYMHETITVNGCPEYQARATAKATVAAFAASEGHSHPRVVELPKTEEGLGFNVMGGKEQNSPIYISRIIPGGVAERHGGLKRGDQLLSVNGVSVEGEHHEKAVELLKAAKDSVKLVVRYTPKVLEEMEARFEKLRTARRRQQQQLLMQQQQQQQQQNLSSQQNHMS; this is translated from the exons ATGGCGACAGTGCTCCAACAGCCGCTCAGTCTGGATCGAG ATGTTGCCCGAGCCATCGAGCTGCTGGAGAAGCTGCAGGAGTCGGGCGACGTTCCGGGTCACAAGCTGCAGTCCCTGAAGAAAGTGCTGCAGAGCGAGTTCTGCACAGCGATCAGAGAG GTGTACCAGTACATGCATGAAACCATCACCGTCAACGGCTGCCCAGAGTATCAAGCCAGAGCCACCGCCAAG GCCACGGTGGCCGCCTTCGCCGCCAGTGAGGGTCACTCTCACCCGCGGGTTGTGGAGCTTCCCAAGACGGAGGAAGGCCTGGGCTTCAACGTGATGGGCGGCAAGGAGCAAAACTCTCCCATCTACATCTCCCGCATCATCCCCGGCGGGGTGGCGGAGCGTCACGGCGGGCTCAAACGGGGCGACCAGCTGCTGTCCGTCAACGGGGTG AGCGTGGAGGGCGAGCACCACGAGAAAGCGGTGGAGCTCCTGAAGGCGGCCAAGGACAGCGTCAAGCTGGTGGTCCGCTACACGCCGAAGGTGCTGGAGGAGATGGAGGCCCGCTTCGAGAAGCTGCGCACGGCCCGCCGGCGCCAGCAGCAGCAGCTTCtcatgcagcagcagcagcagcagcagcagcagaaccTGTCCAGTCAGCAGAACCACATGTCGTAG
- the lin7a gene encoding protein lin-7 homolog A isoform X2 → MHETITVNGCPEYQARATAKATVAAFAASEGHSHPRVVELPKTEEGLGFNVMGGKEQNSPIYISRIIPGGVAERHGGLKRGDQLLSVNGVSVEGEHHEKAVELLKAAKDSVKLVVRYTPKVLEEMEARFEKLRTARRRQQQQLLMQQQQQQQQQNLSSQQNHMS, encoded by the exons ATGCATGAAACCATCACCGTCAACGGCTGCCCAGAGTATCAAGCCAGAGCCACCGCCAAG GCCACGGTGGCCGCCTTCGCCGCCAGTGAGGGTCACTCTCACCCGCGGGTTGTGGAGCTTCCCAAGACGGAGGAAGGCCTGGGCTTCAACGTGATGGGCGGCAAGGAGCAAAACTCTCCCATCTACATCTCCCGCATCATCCCCGGCGGGGTGGCGGAGCGTCACGGCGGGCTCAAACGGGGCGACCAGCTGCTGTCCGTCAACGGGGTG AGCGTGGAGGGCGAGCACCACGAGAAAGCGGTGGAGCTCCTGAAGGCGGCCAAGGACAGCGTCAAGCTGGTGGTCCGCTACACGCCGAAGGTGCTGGAGGAGATGGAGGCCCGCTTCGAGAAGCTGCGCACGGCCCGCCGGCGCCAGCAGCAGCAGCTTCtcatgcagcagcagcagcagcagcagcagcagaaccTGTCCAGTCAGCAGAACCACATGTCGTAG
- the myf5 gene encoding myogenic factor 5: MDVFSPSQLYYDSACASSPDPLDFGGELAGSDEDEHVRVPGAPHQPGHCLQWACKACKRKSSFVDRRRAATMRERRRLKKVNHAFEALRRCTSANPSQRLPKVEILRNAIQYIESLQDLLREQVENYYSLPGESGSEPGSPLSSCSDGMADGNSPVWHQMNYSGFPYANNGSLLDKAAVGTSSLQCLSSIVERLSTPELVPRAVSSPACSNSQPCTPGSPGVGPVYHVL; this comes from the exons ATGGACGTCTTCTCGCCGTCGCAGCTCTACTACGACAGCGCCTGCGCTTCCTCCCCGGACCCCCTGGACTTCGGCGGCGAGTTGGCCGGCTCGGACGAGGACGAGCACGTCCGCGTACCCGGCGCCCCGCACCAGCCTGGCCACTGCCTCCAGTGGGCCTGCAAGGCCTGCAAGCGCAAGTCCAGTTTCGTGGACCGCCGGCGGGCCGCCACCATGCGGGAGCGGCGGCGCCTGAAGAAGGTCAACCACGCCTTCGAGGCCCTGCGCCGCTGCACCTCGGCCAACCCAAGCCAGCGCTTGCCCAAGGTGGAGATCCTGCGCAACGCCATCCAGTACATCGAAAGCCTGCAGGACCTGCTGCGCGAGCAGGTGGAGAACTACTACAGCCTGCCAGGGGAGAGCGGATCGGAACCGGGGAGCCCGTTGTCCAGCTGCTCTGACGGCATG GCGGACGGCAACAGTCCAGTGTGGCATCAGATGAACTACAGCGGGTTCCCTTACGCTAACAACG GGAGTTTGTTGGACAAAGCGGCGGTCGGCACGTCCAGCCTGCAGTGTCTCTCCAGCATCGTGGAGCGTCTGTCCACGCCGGAGCTCGTCCCTCGGGCCGTGTCGTCGCCCGCGTGCTCAAACTCGCAGCCCTGCACGCCGGGCAGCCCCGGCGTCGGGCCCGTGTACCACGTCCTGTGA